The Streptomyces sp. HUAS MG91 sequence TCGTGCGACGGCACGCGCGCGTGGAGCACGCGTTGTGGGTGGCGGCGGGCGCCGTGTGGTGCGAACCGGTGTGGACGACCCTGCGCTACGGCCAGGTCAACCTGCTGCTCGCCGTACTGGTCCTGTGGGACCTGACCCGGCGCCCCGGACACCGCTGGGCGGGGGTGGGCATCGGGGTGGCCGCGGCGATCAAGCTGACCCCGGCGCTGTTCGCGGTGTTCCTGCTGTGCACGGGCCTCGTGCTCGCGGCCGGCCGGGGCGCATGGCGGCCCTGGCTGCGCGCGGCGGGCCTGGCGGCCGGCACGTTCGCCGGGGTCACGGCGCTGACGGCCGTGGTCCTGCCGTACGACTCGCGACGCTTCTGGACCCGCTCGGTCTTCGAGGCGAGCCGGGTCGGGCACGCCGAGGAGACCGCGAACCAGTCGCTGCGCGGTGTGCTGGCCCGGCTGCTGCACACCGACGACCCGGGCCTGTGGTGGGTCCTGGTGGCGGCCGCGGTGGGGGCCGCAGGCCTCGCGGTGGCGGTCGCGGCGGCGCTGCGCGGACGGCGGGCGCTCGCCGTCGTGGTGTGCGCGACGACGGCGCTCCTGGTCAGCCCGGTCTCCTGGTCGCACCACTGGGTGTGGTGCGTGCCGCTGGTCCTCCTGGTGTGGGAGGACGGCCGCCGCCGCACCGCGGCCGTCCTCGGGGTGCTGTTCTGCGCGTACGCCCTGTGGTGGGTGCCGCACGGCGGGGACCGGCCCGAACTGCACCAGAACGGTGTCCAGTTGCTCCTGTCCGCGCTCTACACGGCAGCGGGCTGCGCCTTTCTGGCGCACGCCGGGGTCAGGCTGTGGCGAACGAGTAGAACCGCTTGAGCGTGCAGTGCTCGTCCAGCAGGCGGCCGTAGATCGGCTCGCCCTCCAACTCCCGGTACGTCTCGATCGGGTCGCCTTTTATGATCAGCGCCCGCGCGCACTCCTCGCACCAGTACTGGTACTCGGGGTTGAGAGGTTCCATGTCGCGCACGATGGGCGTACCGCTGCCGCACCAGTCGCACTTCCTCCTGTGTGCACCCATCAATCAGCTCCAGCTGTGGCCGCAGGCCGTGCACACGTACGAGACCCCGCCGTTGTCGCCCAGCATCTGGGCGACATGGGAGGAACCGCAGGACGGACAGTTGAGAAGCACCCGGGTGCCGCGCGAGGCGAGGTCCTGGGCCAGGACCTCGGGGGCGGCCGCGGACGGGGGCTCGGCGGATATCGCTGTCGCACCAAGGAGGCGGTCGGCCTCCTCGTTGATGCTCGCGGGCATCGCGCACTCCCTCCCGTCGGGCCGTCTTCATCGGTCGGACGCAGCCCCCTCCCGGCCGTCCGATTCTGCCACGGCCGGAGCAATACGGTCAGCGACGCCTGCGTACCAGTCCGGACACGGCGCCCACGACCGCCACCGCGGCCAGCGCGTAGGCGCAGCTCAGAAGCGCGTCCGAAGAGCTGTACGCCCCAGGGGGCCGCAGCGACTCAACGCGGGCGAGAAAAAGTGTGCCGAAGCCCGCGACGCCGATCAGCATGCCGAGTTGGGTCACGGTGGTGAGCAGTCCGCTGGCGTGGGCCGCGTCCTCGGGCCGCACCGTCGCCAGGGCCCCGGTGAGCGTCGGGCCGAAGGCGAGCGAGAGGCCCGCGCCGATCGCCACGAAGGCCAGGTACAGCCCGGCCCCGCCGTCGCCGCCGCCGCGCAGGGCGAGCCCGGTGCCGAGCGCTCCGGCGGCCGCGAGCCCGAACCCGGCCGGGATCAGGGCCCGTTGCCACCGCGCGGGCCAGCGCCGCCAGGTCAGGCCGACGACGCCGAACGCGACCGCGGTGGGGGCGACGGTCAGCCCGGCGCGCAGCGGGCCGTCGCCGAGGCCGCTCTGGAGGTGCAGGGTGAGCGCGAAGAGGTAGCCGGCGTTCACGGCCATCACGGCGAGCACGCGGAGGACGGCCAGGCCGATGCCGGGCAGCCGCAGCACCCGCGGCACGATCAGCGGCGCCCCGCCGCGCCGGGCGAGAGCGGACTCGTAGCCGCAGAACAGGACTAAGAGGACGACGGAGGACGCCAGGCAGAGCCAGGACCACAGCGGCCAGTCCTGCTCCTGGCCGAGCACCAGCGGCACGGTCAGCAGCGACACCGAGCCGGCGAGGAGCACCAGCCCCACCAGGTCGAGGCGGCGGCCCGCGGCGCGCCCGGTGTCGGCGGGCAGCGTGCCCCGGCCGAGGACGAGCAGGGCCACGCCGACGGGCACGTTCACCAGGAACGCGGCGCGCCAGCCGGTGCCGAACAGATCGGCGCCGACCAGCAGTCCGCCGAGCACCTGCCCCGCGGCGGCGCCCACCGCGAGCGTCGCCGAGTACAGGCCGAGCGCCCGGGTGCGGGCCTCCCCGGTGAAGTGCCGCTGGATGAGGCTGAGCACCTGCGGGACGAGCAGGGCCGCGCCCGCCCCCTGCACCATGCGGAAGGCGATCAGCTGGCCGCCGCTCTGCGCGAGCCCGCAGGCGAGGGAGGCCGCGGTGAACAGGGCGAGCCCGCCGAGCACGGCCCGCCGGTGCCCG is a genomic window containing:
- a CDS encoding glycosyltransferase 87 family protein, translated to MTALVLPRTHRRVSVSLGVCLLSFVSFWIAQRAAHVSMIDLLVYRAEGATVRAGGDLYALRATHARLPTTYPPFAALLFTPLTLLDLPSLRAAATALNLALLVAFVHLSLLLVRRHARVEHALWVAAGAVWCEPVWTTLRYGQVNLLLAVLVLWDLTRRPGHRWAGVGIGVAAAIKLTPALFAVFLLCTGLVLAAGRGAWRPWLRAAGLAAGTFAGVTALTAVVLPYDSRRFWTRSVFEASRVGHAEETANQSLRGVLARLLHTDDPGLWWVLVAAAVGAAGLAVAVAAALRGRRALAVVVCATTALLVSPVSWSHHWVWCVPLVLLVWEDGRRRTAAVLGVLFCAYALWWVPHGGDRPELHQNGVQLLLSALYTAAGCAFLAHAGVRLWRTSRTA
- a CDS encoding MFS transporter, translating into MLTAQFMAVLDVFIVNVAAPTVRTELHASGSALQLIVAGYTITYAVLLITGARLGDLFGHRRAVLGGLALFTAASLACGLAQSGGQLIAFRMVQGAGAALLVPQVLSLIQRHFTGEARTRALGLYSATLAVGAAAGQVLGGLLVGADLFGTGWRAAFLVNVPVGVALLVLGRGTLPADTGRAAGRRLDLVGLVLLAGSVSLLTVPLVLGQEQDWPLWSWLCLASSVVLLVLFCGYESALARRGGAPLIVPRVLRLPGIGLAVLRVLAVMAVNAGYLFALTLHLQSGLGDGPLRAGLTVAPTAVAFGVVGLTWRRWPARWQRALIPAGFGLAAAGALGTGLALRGGGDGGAGLYLAFVAIGAGLSLAFGPTLTGALATVRPEDAAHASGLLTTVTQLGMLIGVAGFGTLFLARVESLRPPGAYSSSDALLSCAYALAAVAVVGAVSGLVRRRR